One genomic segment of Virgibacillus doumboii includes these proteins:
- the spoIIIAB gene encoding stage III sporulation protein SpoIIIAB encodes MKWIGALLLIGTTTLAGFEISRSLNARPKQIRQLKNALQILEAEILYSQLPLPDAFQTIAKQIPQPSKSFFQSLSDFLHKNSTDLFTIWDHEVNQLLKTSSLTGNEGEILKQFGRTLGQHDFDQQQKHIHLTINHLDRELEEARDNQYRYGKMAKSLGLLCGLFVVLLLI; translated from the coding sequence CTGAAATGGATTGGAGCACTTCTTCTCATAGGTACAACAACATTGGCAGGGTTTGAAATTAGTCGAAGTTTAAATGCAAGACCAAAACAAATCAGGCAGTTAAAAAATGCCTTGCAAATATTAGAGGCAGAAATATTATATAGCCAATTACCGCTTCCAGATGCTTTTCAAACAATTGCAAAGCAAATTCCGCAACCGAGTAAATCATTTTTTCAATCATTAAGTGATTTTCTGCACAAAAATAGTACTGATTTATTCACGATATGGGATCACGAAGTTAACCAACTACTGAAAACTTCATCGCTGACCGGCAATGAAGGAGAAATTCTTAAACAATTTGGCAGAACGCTTGGTCAGCATGATTTTGACCAACAGCAAAAACATATCCACCTTACAATTAACCATTTGGACCGTGAGTTGGAAGAAGCCAGGGATAATCAATACAGATATGGCAAAATGGCAAAAAGTTTGGGGCTATTATGTGGATTGTTTGTTGTATTATTGCTCATTTAG
- the spoIIIAC gene encoding stage III sporulation protein AC — MAIDASILFQIAGIGIIVALIHTILKQMGKEDMAHFATVVGFVIVMVIVVNQLSDLFQQIKSVFLFQG, encoded by the coding sequence ATGGCTATTGACGCATCCATTTTATTTCAGATTGCGGGAATTGGAATCATTGTGGCTTTGATTCATACCATCTTGAAACAGATGGGCAAAGAAGATATGGCTCATTTCGCCACAGTTGTCGGGTTTGTAATTGTCATGGTGATTGTTGTTAATCAACTTTCAGATCTCTTTCAGCAGATAAAATCTGTATTCCTTTTCCAGGGGTAG
- the spoIIIAD gene encoding stage III sporulation protein AD: MDIIQIVVLGIIASILYIVLKDINPSFAFFLIVITGILIFLAIIKQIGIIFQLIESLGNKANIDGMYMETILKIIGIAYIVELGANLTRDAGLSSVASKIELAGKIFIILLAIPIITAVIEAILSFIPSA, from the coding sequence ATGGATATCATACAAATTGTTGTTCTGGGAATTATCGCAAGCATTTTATATATCGTATTGAAAGACATAAATCCTTCTTTTGCATTTTTTCTGATTGTTATTACAGGTATTTTAATTTTTCTGGCAATCATCAAACAAATTGGCATTATCTTTCAACTAATAGAGTCATTGGGTAATAAAGCAAACATTGATGGTATGTATATGGAGACCATTCTAAAAATAATTGGAATAGCATATATTGTTGAACTTGGTGCAAATCTGACCAGGGATGCAGGTTTAAGTTCAGTAGCTTCCAAGATTGAATTAGCTGGAAAAATATTTATTATCCTTTTGGCTATTCCGATTATAACTGCTGTCATAGAAGCTATCTTAAGCTTTATACCATCAGCTTAG
- the spoIIIAE gene encoding stage III sporulation protein AE has product MVQKSMLIIAVLVTIALLFLGQATVSAEPKPKDIQDSMLNEVSLDGVQKYWRNLVDSYEGYLPGIEKTTVYEFIKDKGSFSIKGTLQGLAEFLLHELILNGKLLGLLLLLTLFSTILQTMHTAFEQSTVSKVAYYVVYIVLIFLALNSFYLAVSYAKDAIDTMSGFMIALLPLMLGIMATLGNVITVSFFHPIVFFLIHASGVLVSKFILPLLFLSALLLIVSTLNENYKVTHLANLFKSVGMGTLGVFLTVFLGVMSVQGATSAIQDGVAMKTTKFITGNFIPVVGRTFTDAADTILSASLLLKNAVGIVGVLIVVFVAAFPAIKIFVIAIIYKLAAAVLQPIGDGPVITTLNTISKYIVYILACLLAVSLMFFLAIVILVAASNITILLR; this is encoded by the coding sequence ATGGTACAAAAATCAATGCTGATTATCGCAGTTCTCGTCACCATAGCATTACTCTTTTTGGGACAAGCTACTGTCTCTGCTGAACCTAAACCAAAGGATATACAGGATAGTATGCTTAATGAGGTATCTCTGGATGGTGTGCAGAAGTATTGGCGGAACCTGGTTGATTCCTATGAGGGGTACCTTCCGGGTATTGAAAAGACAACTGTCTATGAATTTATCAAAGATAAAGGATCTTTTTCGATAAAAGGTACATTACAGGGTTTGGCAGAATTTTTATTGCATGAACTGATTTTAAACGGAAAACTGCTCGGACTTCTATTATTGCTTACATTGTTTTCAACTATACTTCAGACAATGCATACAGCTTTTGAACAAAGTACCGTCAGTAAAGTGGCTTATTATGTTGTATATATTGTATTAATATTTTTGGCGCTGAACAGCTTTTATTTGGCAGTATCCTATGCGAAAGACGCTATTGATACGATGAGCGGTTTCATGATTGCCCTGCTGCCGTTAATGTTGGGGATTATGGCTACGCTTGGCAATGTAATCACGGTTTCATTTTTTCATCCAATTGTGTTTTTTCTAATACACGCAAGTGGTGTACTGGTTTCCAAGTTTATTTTACCGTTACTGTTCCTGTCGGCTCTTCTGCTGATTGTCAGCACTTTAAATGAAAATTATAAAGTTACACACCTGGCAAATTTATTTAAATCGGTAGGAATGGGGACACTTGGCGTTTTTTTAACAGTTTTTCTGGGAGTGATGTCCGTACAAGGAGCTACCAGTGCAATTCAGGACGGAGTAGCGATGAAAACAACTAAATTTATTACTGGAAACTTTATTCCTGTCGTAGGAAGAACGTTTACCGATGCAGCGGATACAATTTTAAGTGCTTCCCTTTTGTTAAAGAATGCAGTCGGAATTGTAGGGGTTTTGATCGTTGTATTTGTGGCAGCTTTTCCGGCCATTAAAATATTTGTCATTGCGATAATTTATAAGCTGGCAGCTGCTGTCCTGCAGCCAATTGGTGACGGGCCGGTAATTACCACCCTAAATACGATCAGTAAATATATTGTGTATATTTTAGCCTGTTTACTGGCAGTTTCTTTAATGTTTTTCCTGGCAATTGTCATACTAGTCGCCGCAAGTAATATTACCATTCTCCTGCGTTAG
- the spoIIIAF gene encoding stage III sporulation protein AF has translation MEFVIQWVTQIIIFLLLASVVDLLIPATAMKKYVKLVVGLILILIFLKPVFTLFDTDVQQALETSFSQINNQNSESEQVGNLIKKQKSEIQDSQNAYILEQTVVQLKDLAKTPLKENFQAEISDIKFLFSSESEPSFKNLKEIIVFLQESETGVGSIDTVEDVVVNTDKPFQDESEIDKEGIKQLLQDIWEINNKKLTVKWEGGSL, from the coding sequence ATGGAATTTGTTATCCAGTGGGTTACGCAAATTATAATCTTTTTGTTGCTGGCATCAGTTGTAGATTTATTGATCCCTGCAACTGCCATGAAAAAATACGTCAAGCTGGTAGTGGGTTTAATTTTAATTTTAATTTTTTTAAAACCAGTCTTTACTCTGTTTGATACGGATGTTCAACAGGCGCTGGAAACGTCTTTTTCACAGATAAATAATCAAAATTCGGAGAGTGAGCAAGTAGGAAATTTAATTAAAAAGCAAAAAAGTGAAATACAAGACTCTCAGAATGCATATATTTTAGAACAAACGGTTGTCCAATTAAAAGATTTGGCAAAGACACCGTTAAAGGAAAACTTCCAGGCAGAAATATCTGACATTAAATTTCTGTTTTCTTCTGAATCTGAACCATCATTCAAGAATCTGAAAGAAATCATAGTATTTTTGCAGGAATCGGAGACGGGGGTGGGATCAATTGATACTGTCGAGGATGTTGTAGTAAATACGGACAAACCTTTCCAGGATGAAAGTGAAATTGATAAAGAAGGGATTAAGCAATTATTACAGGATATTTGGGAGATAAACAATAAAAAATTAACTGTTAAATGGGAAGGAGGTTCACTTTGA
- the spoIIIAG gene encoding stage III sporulation protein AG: MKKQIKNLFQSKKSETDGKPSKKTSYIIVIGLIGLLLIILGNVFSSSSESDGSDRQLSDVTNTTKQKPAEETFSKDKSSSTSDVSEIEKSYEEDLREMLNKINGVSEVEVMVNLESTKVKVYEKNLITGQQTTEESDKNGGTREIEDSTKETQVVLVNQGDKEVPLLIQTKKPEVRGVFVVAKGVDHATVEQRVIEATSRVLDVPTHRVSVMPKN; the protein is encoded by the coding sequence TTGAAAAAACAAATAAAAAATTTATTCCAATCGAAAAAATCAGAAACAGACGGTAAACCATCCAAAAAAACAAGTTATATCATCGTCATTGGTCTGATTGGACTCTTGTTAATCATTTTAGGAAATGTATTCTCGTCATCATCAGAGTCGGATGGGAGTGACAGGCAGCTTTCAGATGTAACAAACACCACTAAACAAAAGCCAGCTGAAGAAACGTTTTCCAAGGACAAATCCTCGAGCACCTCAGATGTATCTGAAATTGAAAAAAGTTATGAAGAGGACCTTCGGGAAATGCTCAATAAAATTAATGGAGTATCTGAAGTGGAGGTAATGGTAAATCTTGAATCTACCAAAGTAAAAGTCTATGAAAAAAATCTGATTACAGGCCAGCAAACTACTGAGGAATCCGATAAGAATGGTGGGACACGGGAGATAGAAGACAGTACAAAAGAAACACAGGTAGTATTAGTGAATCAGGGAGATAAAGAAGTCCCATTACTAATTCAAACGAAAAAACCGGAAGTAAGGGGGGTATTCGTGGTAGCTAAGGGAGTAGATCATGCAACAGTAGAACAGCGGGTTATTGAAGCGACGTCCCGTGTGCTCGATGTTCCAACACATAGAGTTTCAGTAATGCCAAAAAATTAG
- a CDS encoding SpoIIIAH-like family protein, with protein sequence MLKKQTVWLLTMLSLMIVLSVYYITSPDSGDLAYLPAGGDSEESASDESKDSDTASDTDADVKDATNLGQDQLFTMLRMEVQDKRSAAKDRLDDVVASSSASIEEKNEARNKIQQLEEISTKESILEKSIMASADYSDVLVRHNEDKVHVSVKVDQLSKTETVNIMQMVRDEFGDIDVSVGSEPTES encoded by the coding sequence ATGTTGAAAAAACAAACCGTATGGCTTTTAACAATGTTAAGTTTAATGATTGTGTTGAGTGTCTATTATATTACGTCACCGGACAGTGGAGATCTTGCTTATTTACCTGCAGGGGGTGACTCAGAAGAATCGGCTTCAGATGAATCAAAAGACTCCGATACTGCAAGTGATACGGATGCAGATGTAAAAGATGCTACAAATTTAGGACAGGACCAGTTGTTCACAATGCTTCGAATGGAAGTTCAGGATAAGCGAAGTGCTGCTAAAGACAGACTTGATGATGTAGTTGCCTCAAGCAGTGCAAGTATTGAAGAAAAAAATGAAGCAAGAAATAAGATACAACAGCTGGAAGAGATCTCTACAAAAGAGAGCATATTGGAAAAGTCAATTATGGCTTCAGCGGACTACAGTGATGTACTGGTTCGTCATAATGAAGATAAAGTCCATGTTAGTGTGAAAGTGGATCAGTTATCCAAAACGGAGACGGTTAACATCATGCAAATGGTGCGCGACGAGTTTGGTGATATAGATGTAAGCGTAGGATCTGAGCCAACTGAAAGCTAA
- the accB gene encoding acetyl-CoA carboxylase biotin carboxyl carrier protein: MLKVQEIRELIKLVDQSTIDEFTYESNGTTVTMKKSGEQPVVKSVENQEVPKESPVEPVKVKEPEVQEVKKEETAQSEEPAAESNTDYDHEIVSPMVGTLYIAPNPESDPFVKNGSKVEKDSVVCIVEAMKLFNEIEAEVSGEIVEILVEDGELVEYGQPLFRVKTK, from the coding sequence ATGTTAAAAGTACAGGAAATACGGGAATTAATAAAATTGGTAGACCAATCAACAATTGACGAATTCACTTATGAATCAAACGGGACAACTGTCACCATGAAAAAATCGGGTGAACAGCCAGTAGTTAAATCGGTTGAGAACCAGGAAGTTCCTAAAGAATCTCCAGTTGAGCCTGTGAAGGTTAAAGAACCTGAAGTCCAGGAAGTCAAGAAGGAAGAAACAGCACAAAGTGAGGAGCCAGCTGCAGAAAGCAATACAGATTATGATCATGAAATTGTTTCTCCAATGGTAGGAACGCTATATATTGCTCCTAATCCGGAAAGTGATCCATTTGTTAAAAATGGTTCCAAGGTAGAAAAAGATTCTGTTGTTTGTATTGTTGAAGCGATGAAACTATTTAATGAAATTGAAGCTGAAGTTTCAGGTGAAATCGTAGAAATATTAGTGGAAGATGGCGAATTGGTAGAATACGGTCAACCACTATTTAGAGTAAAGACTAAATAA
- the accC gene encoding acetyl-CoA carboxylase biotin carboxylase subunit: protein MINKLLIANRGEIAVRIIRACKEMDIETVAVYSEADKDALHVQLADEAYCIGPTLSKDSYLNFTNIMSVATLTKVDAIHPGYGFLAENADFAEICKACNITFVGPSAESIQKMGIKDVARETMKAANVPIVPGSEGVIQNEEEAIKIAEEIGYPVIIKATAGGGGKGIRVARSEEELIKGIRVTQKEAETSFGNPGVYIEKYIEDFRHVEIQVLADQHGNVVHLGERDCSIQRRLQKLIEESPSPALTPEIRAKMGEASVKAAKAVDYVGAGTIEYIFDRSSQSFYFMEMNTRIQVEHPVTEMVTGVDLIKEQIKVANNEKLSFRQEDVELDGWAIECRINAENPFKDFMPSPGSINMYLPPGGLGVRVDSAVYPGYSIPPFYDSMIAKLIAYGPTREAAIDRMKRSLDEYVVEGVYTTIPFHRLIMDHDVFVKGDFNTKFLEENPITENVDVKE, encoded by the coding sequence GTGATTAATAAACTGTTAATTGCCAACAGGGGTGAAATAGCGGTCCGAATAATACGGGCATGTAAGGAAATGGATATCGAAACAGTGGCAGTTTATTCTGAAGCGGATAAAGATGCATTACATGTCCAGCTTGCTGATGAGGCATACTGTATTGGACCTACCCTGAGCAAAGATAGTTACTTGAATTTCACTAACATAATGAGTGTTGCAACATTAACTAAAGTCGATGCCATTCATCCCGGATACGGGTTTCTGGCAGAGAATGCTGATTTTGCAGAAATCTGCAAAGCATGTAATATTACATTTGTTGGACCTTCTGCAGAGTCCATTCAAAAGATGGGAATAAAAGATGTTGCAAGGGAAACGATGAAAGCGGCTAATGTACCGATTGTTCCCGGTTCAGAAGGTGTAATTCAAAATGAGGAAGAAGCAATTAAAATAGCTGAGGAAATTGGCTATCCCGTGATTATTAAAGCAACTGCCGGCGGTGGCGGAAAAGGAATACGTGTTGCCAGATCAGAAGAGGAGTTAATCAAAGGTATTCGGGTTACGCAGAAAGAAGCTGAAACGTCATTTGGAAATCCTGGTGTATACATAGAAAAGTATATCGAAGACTTCAGACATGTTGAAATTCAGGTGTTAGCCGATCAACATGGAAATGTAGTACACTTGGGGGAGAGGGATTGCTCGATTCAGCGAAGACTGCAAAAGTTAATTGAAGAATCCCCTTCTCCGGCATTAACCCCTGAAATTCGCGCTAAAATGGGTGAAGCATCGGTTAAAGCTGCGAAAGCAGTGGACTACGTAGGTGCGGGCACAATAGAGTATATTTTTGACCGTTCAAGCCAATCGTTTTATTTTATGGAGATGAATACAAGAATACAGGTAGAACACCCTGTAACGGAAATGGTAACGGGGGTTGACTTAATAAAAGAGCAAATTAAAGTAGCAAATAACGAAAAGCTTTCATTCAGGCAAGAGGATGTGGAATTGGACGGCTGGGCAATTGAATGCCGAATTAATGCTGAAAATCCTTTTAAAGATTTTATGCCTTCCCCTGGCAGCATAAACATGTATTTACCACCAGGCGGATTAGGTGTTCGAGTTGATTCCGCAGTATACCCCGGTTACAGCATTCCTCCATTTTATGATTCAATGATCGCAAAACTGATTGCGTATGGTCCAACGCGGGAAGCGGCTATTGACAGAATGAAACGGTCATTGGATGAATATGTTGTTGAAGGGGTATATACAACCATACCTTTCCATCGATTAATAATGGATCATGATGTTTTTGTAAAAGGTGATTTTAATACGAAATTCCTTGAAGAAAATCCGATTACTGAAAATGTGGATGTAAAGGAGTGA
- a CDS encoding Asp23/Gls24 family envelope stress response protein, protein MSEKITEQPLLDVSDDESLGKVEIAPEVIEVMAGIAASEVEGLSSMRGNFATGVVERFGKKSHSKGVKVELTDNGILIDLFVVLNFGVSIPKVAQQLQDNIRQTIKNMTALEIAEINVHVVGIQMDGMEEENE, encoded by the coding sequence ATGAGTGAAAAAATAACGGAACAACCATTGTTGGATGTCAGTGATGATGAAAGTTTGGGAAAAGTTGAAATTGCACCAGAGGTTATTGAAGTAATGGCCGGAATAGCTGCCTCTGAGGTAGAGGGACTTTCTTCCATGCGCGGTAATTTTGCAACTGGTGTGGTTGAACGGTTTGGTAAAAAATCACACAGTAAAGGTGTAAAAGTGGAATTGACCGATAACGGAATATTGATTGATTTATTTGTTGTGTTAAATTTTGGTGTTTCTATTCCAAAGGTGGCACAACAACTTCAGGACAACATAAGGCAAACAATTAAAAATATGACTGCACTTGAAATTGCTGAAATTAATGTGCATGTAGTAGGTATCCAAATGGACGGAATGGAAGAAGAAAACGAATAA
- the nusB gene encoding transcription antitermination factor NusB, which produces MKRHSAREKAFQILFQLDINDNDPEKAIEDHLETMEIDTFLLSLVQGVAEHKEAIDNTITDHLENWSFSRIASVEKTILRIAIYEIRYVQDIPTSVSINEAVELANTYGDEKAGKFVNGVLSKIIA; this is translated from the coding sequence ATGAAACGTCATTCAGCACGAGAAAAAGCATTTCAAATACTGTTTCAATTGGATATTAATGATAATGATCCCGAAAAAGCTATTGAGGATCACCTTGAAACAATGGAAATAGATACATTTTTATTGAGCCTTGTTCAAGGTGTAGCGGAACATAAAGAAGCAATTGACAATACAATTACTGACCATTTGGAAAATTGGTCTTTTAGCCGTATAGCTTCCGTTGAGAAAACAATTTTACGTATTGCTATTTATGAAATACGATATGTTCAGGATATACCGACCAGCGTTTCAATAAATGAAGCGGTTGAGTTAGCCAATACGTATGGCGATGAAAAAGCCGGAAAATTTGTAAATGGCGTTTTGTCCAAAATCATAGCCTAA
- the folD gene encoding bifunctional methylenetetrahydrofolate dehydrogenase/methenyltetrahydrofolate cyclohydrolase FolD: MTAEIINGKELAQTLREEMSKEVTELKNQGIVPHLTVILLGDNPASKSYVNGKKKASGETGISSDVIEMSASTSEKELLQKIHELNDDESVHGILVQLPLPDHINEQHVIEAIKPAKDVDGFHPVNIGRMMTGHDTFLSCTPYGILTMLKSYDIPIEGKHAVIIGRSNIVGKPVGQLLLNENATVTYCHSKTSSLIDYTKDADILIVAVGRPNVIDNKHVKEGAAVIDVGINRLENGSLTGDVDFDAVKEKAGYLTPVPRGVGPMTITMLLKNTIKAAKGLAESEG; the protein is encoded by the coding sequence TTGACTGCTGAAATAATTAATGGAAAAGAGCTGGCACAAACACTAAGAGAAGAAATGAGTAAAGAAGTCACAGAATTGAAAAATCAAGGCATTGTTCCACATTTAACAGTCATACTGCTTGGAGATAATCCTGCTTCAAAGTCATATGTTAATGGTAAGAAAAAAGCCTCCGGAGAAACAGGCATTTCTTCTGATGTAATTGAAATGTCTGCATCCACTTCTGAAAAAGAACTTCTTCAAAAAATTCATGAACTTAATGATGATGAATCAGTACATGGTATACTGGTACAATTGCCACTTCCCGACCATATAAATGAACAACATGTAATTGAAGCAATTAAACCCGCTAAAGATGTTGACGGTTTCCATCCTGTTAATATTGGCAGAATGATGACGGGACATGATACATTCCTGTCATGTACTCCTTATGGGATATTAACTATGCTGAAATCATATGATATTCCAATAGAAGGTAAACATGCCGTTATTATCGGGCGAAGCAATATAGTCGGTAAACCGGTGGGGCAATTATTGCTGAATGAAAATGCAACCGTAACATATTGTCATTCCAAAACCTCTAGTTTAATAGATTATACAAAGGATGCGGATATTCTGATAGTTGCTGTTGGAAGACCAAATGTAATCGATAATAAGCATGTCAAAGAAGGTGCTGCTGTTATCGATGTTGGTATTAATCGTCTGGAAAATGGCTCTTTGACAGGAGATGTGGATTTTGACGCTGTAAAAGAAAAAGCCGGTTACCTGACACCAGTCCCAAGAGGAGTAGGACCGATGACGATAACAATGCTTTTAAAAAATACAATTAAAGCTGCTAAAGGACTGGCTGAAAGTGAAGGATAA
- the xseA gene encoding exodeoxyribonuclease VII large subunit: MKDNYLTVTALTKYIKRKLNSDPHLKNIWLKGEISNFKHHSRGHMYLTIKDDHSRIQAVMFAGNNRRLKFSPENGMNVLIKGEINVFEPYGQYQLYVQQMEPDGIGSLYLAFEQLKEKLHKQGYFDQSHKKEIPRFPKSVGIITSPTGAAVRDIITTIKRRYPIVKTTVIPVLVQGINAPVSIQKAINLANNHGDFDVLIVGRGGGSIEELWSFNEEIVANAIFYSSIPVISAVGHETDVTISDYVADLRAPTPTGAAEIAVPSQLELSDKLSGLTRSLIRQMKESITGSKQSLQRMKQSYAFRYPEQLLTQKEQELDKQVERLDKTTNNLLKGKHDAIKSLNARIAAQHPNQQLNYSAKELKQLTKQNNHFMNKIVEQKTIRLRNVIEKLALLNPLETMKRGYAIPYNESGDIIKSTNNVNENDQIVVRVSDGTLECHVMEVKEENNGERK, encoded by the coding sequence GTGAAGGATAATTATTTAACAGTTACCGCCTTAACGAAATATATCAAGCGGAAATTAAACAGTGATCCACATTTAAAAAACATTTGGCTTAAAGGTGAAATATCGAATTTTAAACATCATAGCCGGGGCCATATGTATCTGACGATCAAAGATGACCATTCACGAATACAAGCGGTCATGTTTGCTGGAAACAACCGTCGCTTAAAATTCTCACCCGAAAATGGCATGAATGTATTAATTAAAGGTGAGATTAACGTTTTTGAGCCTTATGGACAATACCAGCTATATGTTCAGCAAATGGAACCGGATGGGATAGGCTCTCTCTATTTAGCCTTTGAACAGCTAAAAGAAAAGTTACATAAACAAGGATATTTTGACCAAAGTCATAAGAAGGAAATCCCGAGGTTTCCGAAGAGTGTAGGTATCATCACATCACCAACCGGTGCTGCAGTACGTGATATTATTACCACAATTAAAAGAAGGTATCCGATTGTAAAGACTACGGTAATACCTGTACTTGTACAAGGGATAAATGCACCGGTATCGATTCAGAAAGCAATAAATTTAGCTAATAACCATGGCGATTTTGATGTACTGATCGTTGGTCGCGGTGGAGGTTCCATTGAGGAGCTTTGGAGTTTTAACGAAGAAATAGTAGCAAATGCAATTTTTTATTCATCCATCCCTGTTATATCAGCTGTCGGACATGAAACCGATGTAACTATAAGTGATTATGTAGCTGATTTGCGGGCGCCAACCCCGACCGGAGCAGCAGAAATTGCGGTTCCATCCCAATTGGAACTGTCTGACAAGCTTTCAGGTTTAACACGCTCATTAATAAGACAAATGAAGGAAAGTATAACCGGTTCTAAACAGTCACTTCAACGGATGAAACAATCTTACGCATTTCGTTATCCGGAACAGCTGCTGACACAAAAAGAGCAGGAATTGGATAAACAGGTGGAACGTCTTGATAAAACGACAAATAATTTGTTGAAAGGCAAGCATGATGCAATTAAAAGTTTAAACGCCCGGATTGCTGCACAACACCCTAATCAGCAGCTTAACTATTCAGCAAAAGAGCTGAAACAGTTAACGAAGCAGAATAATCATTTTATGAATAAAATTGTTGAGCAAAAAACAATCCGTTTAAGAAATGTTATTGAAAAATTGGCGCTGCTCAATCCACTGGAAACGATGAAACGCGGATATGCCATTCCGTATAATGAGTCAGGGGACATCATTAAATCAACAAATAATGTGAATGAAAATGACCAAATCGTAGTACGGGTATCTGATGGGACACTTGAATGTCACGTAATGGAAGTAAAGGAGGAAAATAATGGAGAACGAAAATAA
- a CDS encoding exodeoxyribonuclease VII small subunit, which translates to MENENNMSFEEAMVELEKIVSKLEEGDVPLEKAIAYYQDGMKLSKFCSDKLTNVQEKMTQIMNEQGELGEFEVQEEE; encoded by the coding sequence ATGGAGAACGAAAATAATATGTCTTTTGAGGAAGCAATGGTAGAGCTTGAAAAAATTGTGAGTAAGCTTGAAGAAGGCGATGTTCCTTTAGAAAAAGCAATTGCCTACTATCAGGATGGGATGAAGCTGTCTAAATTTTGCAGTGACAAATTGACAAATGTGCAGGAGAAAATGACTCAAATTATGAATGAACAAGGTGAGCTTGGAGAATTTGAGGTACAGGAGGAAGAATAA
- a CDS encoding polyprenyl synthetase family protein, with translation MHHNLDEFINENKRIIEEEMKRHMLRLTIPDQLKKSMLYSLEAGGKRLRPILLLASFKAYGNDIKKVLSSAVALELIHTYSLIHDDLPAMDNDDLRRGKPTNHIMFKEATAILAGDALLTYSFELVMNDPELTDSEKIYITKLLSEASGPKGMVAGQILDMEAEEKEITLEELETIHKLKTGELLRFAIKSGAYAGGATDKQIKHMDEFAYYLGLIFQVQDDILDVSGDPEKLGKPVGSDQSNQKNTYPKLLGLDGAIEKKQFYVNRAKKALENAGADNSYLMYLTDYFSNRDY, from the coding sequence TTGCATCATAATTTGGATGAATTTATCAATGAGAACAAAAGGATCATCGAGGAAGAAATGAAAAGGCATATGTTGCGATTAACCATTCCAGATCAGTTAAAAAAATCCATGTTGTACTCACTGGAAGCAGGGGGGAAAAGGCTAAGACCAATTCTGCTGCTGGCAAGTTTTAAAGCATATGGCAACGATATTAAGAAGGTATTGTCAAGTGCAGTTGCTCTTGAACTCATCCATACCTATTCATTGATACATGACGATTTGCCGGCGATGGATAATGATGATCTAAGACGGGGGAAGCCAACAAATCATATAATGTTTAAAGAGGCAACCGCAATATTGGCAGGCGACGCCCTATTAACCTATAGTTTTGAACTTGTAATGAATGATCCAGAATTAACTGACAGCGAGAAGATTTATATTACAAAATTGCTGTCAGAGGCAAGCGGACCCAAAGGAATGGTGGCCGGTCAAATACTGGACATGGAAGCAGAGGAAAAAGAAATTACCCTTGAAGAATTAGAAACCATTCACAAACTTAAAACCGGTGAATTACTCAGGTTTGCAATTAAATCAGGTGCTTATGCTGGTGGTGCAACAGATAAACAGATTAAACATATGGATGAATTTGCGTACTATCTGGGGTTAATATTCCAGGTCCAGGACGATATATTGGATGTTTCAGGCGATCCTGAAAAACTCGGCAAGCCTGTTGGAAGTGATCAATCAAATCAAAAGAACACGTATCCAAAACTGCTTGGGCTTGATGGAGCGATTGAGAAAAAACAATTCTACGTAAACAGGGCAAAGAAAGCTCTGGAAAACGCAGGAGCTGATAATTCTTACCTAATGTATCTAACTGATTATTTCAGCAATCGTGATTACTAG